The Salarias fasciatus chromosome 12, fSalaFa1.1, whole genome shotgun sequence DNA segment TCTGTATTGAGTTCTAATTTTAATTCCCTGGACTTGATaaactttttgtgtgtgtgtaaaagtcTAATGGGAGTAGTGCTATGATCAACCAAAGAGGCTGGAAAGTGTCAAATAAAACTGAgtgtttcaaatgtgtttcctgcttctttttttttttttttttttttacatttcatccCAAACAGAAACCTGGACTGATACTCAGGGAGACAAAGCATGAggcagaacaaagaaaaaacgtgATTTGTAAGCAGAAACTGAGTCTTTAGGCAGAAATATCAGGTAACAGGGTGTTGGGTATGCTGTGTTCGTCACCAAGTTTGAACAGTCGGTCTTACAGTTAtcaccaacaaacaaaaacattttcaaacaaagcCTTTTACAGTTGTGGGTCACTGTGACACTGCCAGGTCGGATGATAAGAccgcacagacacaaagactcaaaaagaaatgtgttagACATTGTTCCTGTCGACCTGAGAATGAAGCCAAACATTTTCAGGCGTCTGCTTTGAAAATATTAGTACTTTTTAACTGTAAGTCGATCTTTAGTTTAAAGCACGTCTCGTGAAACTCAATCAGTTCTGGAGTAACAAAACGCCGAGTACAATCAAGCTGTCATTTGGGGATTTCAGTCAGTTTGAACCTGATCACTGAAGCGTTTCATTGGTATTTGTGTGGTCAAATTACAGACGGCGCTGCTTGAAATATTCCAAATGAATCCTTTCTTATGACCTGATCAGCTTTCAGGAAGCTTTATTgttaacacaacattaaagtCATACATTAGAAACACTTTAACGTTGATTTTAAACCTTTTACAGGTACAccttatttattgttttttttaatgatattattTCTTTGTGTACGGATGAGCCTACTCTCACAGTGAAGAGACGACCTGCCATTCTTTAGCAATGATTATTTCCAGCTGCTCTTTGCTACAGGGGACATTATATGGGATTCAAGTCAAGGGGAAATACTTAGTCAGATCACAGtgttcattctttctttcttttttttttcactttaaacactCTTTGGTGATTGCTGCAGCATGTTTGGCATCATCGTCATGTGGAAAATCTCTCTCCTGCCGAGCTGCTCCGGGCCGGGAGACATCTTCTCATTCAGTCGGGTATATAAACATCATAGTGACGTGTCTGAATGTCGTCTCCTTCACAACgtctgcaggtctgaggagcCACTCGCCTCCAAAACTTCAGGTTCACTTATTTTGGTTTTGCTGGAGAGAGGAATGGAATATTTCCATCCGTGCCACTGTGTATACCTGCCTTATCAAGAGTAGGGGGGCAAAGGTCAGAACACATTGAAGCTCGAAAAATTTTGTCTTTGGATTTTGAATAGAAACtcagaaatgcaaagaaaaaccaGGCAATGTTGAGTAGACAGAGGAGTGTGGATGACTGTACACCAGACTActgaaaaacacaaccacatcacgccaggttcctccaccagctccattttatttaaatgtgtttttttctgtatcaAGCATATTGATGTGATTTCTAATCGAATTTGGTGATGTGAATAGTCGTTACTAATTCTGAGTGTCTCTCTGGCATTCCTATTGTGTTAAAGAAATTACCtaagataaaaaaatattgaagacacttttaaaaaagggactgaatgaaaacattattGTTTCAAAGACTCTGATGTCTTCTCTGATATGAGAAGAATTGCACAACAATAACATTTTGTAATGATTATGATTAGTTCTTCACAACACTATCGCTCAAACTTAAAGCAATTCCTCACGATATGAAGCCTCACAGTTCAGAACTGAAAGGCTTTTGGCATTTATAAGCTATTAGACCTGCTTTCACAaagaattaataaataaaggagCTGATCTCTTGACGGAGACAGGGTTGAAGTGGACATACCTCACTCTGTAAATCACGTCACCACTCTGACCTCAACAGGTGCTAATGACGGAAAGAGAGgtgaaacatttcaacatttactGTCCTGTCATGTCAgtgtgactcacacacacacacagtgttgatGCCTCAAACCTGCAGCCCGTCAAGCATATTGTTTTGTCACCTGTATGAGAAACTAGTAAACCTACAAACATAGGTCTTTAACAGAGCAATAACTTCCGTATCATCCAATCACCTCACATGAGATTTACAAGCCCACCGAgaagctgctggctgctctgtgGCAAAAAGCAGAACTGCACAAATAACAGGTTGTGCTGTCGCAAAGCTGAGAAATCAAACTCTCATGCTTCACTCAAGAGACTCAGACTCCTGACCCAGATTCTTAAAGAGGGAGTTTAAGACACCTGGATTCATCAGATATGGACTTTTTGAAACAGATGTATCCTCTTTGTGCCACCGGGACTCTTAGACAGGCCCTCTATAGCAAAATCTTTAGAGTAAAGCCAGAATGTGTTACACGTGGGCTCTTTAAAGTAAAATTAATTTGTGAACCTGGAACTTCAGACGAGCTCATTTCTTAGAGAATTAGTAAATTTTTGCCATACTAAATGAATAAAGAGCATCTTGGTCCATCACATCATCTGGCACTGTAATGTTAGTGGTACCTATTTTCATGGTAAAGCCTACAATGCCACCTTGTGGTAAAAACCTTACACTGCAAGCAAAACGAATataaaatatcatttatatTTCCTACACATAAGACAAATATATTGATTTGCTCTCCTTGATTGGCAGTGCACATGGGAACAATCGTATCCGTGCCATTGGGCCATTTGACAAGAGTCATTCAAGGTTTTTACTGGAAGCTTTGAGCGAAAGAATTGAAAAGCATTTAGCTACACTACAAGCTGTAATATGTTGgataaatttaaaaacaacaacaacaaaaaggtaagaagaaacttgtttttattctccagtatttcttcagaaagtttttGGTAGGACTCTTGCCTGGACTCAGTGCTGCCTGTGGTTGTGAATTTACAGTTGAGCTTGTTGGTGTACCTGTCGAGAGGAAGATGGTCTTAATCActccacactcacacagagcagcagcttgcTCAGATAGTTGTAGTCCCGTTCAGCCATCCTGAAGCTGCCACACAGATAAAGACTGGGACCAAGACTGCACTTTCCTCCAAACTGAACTTAAAGAGGAAATTCCACCTGTCACTGCATCATCTTTACTTACCTGTTCAGTCAGTAGGCTAATAGGCTCATTGAAGTTCAGGTTTATTCCACAGATATGAGAAGCTTGTCACTAAAGTCCATAAAGGATGTTTAGTAATCTGGAAATTGTAGAAATTGTAGTCTCTTGTTATTTACTCCACTAATAAGTCAATAAGTCAGtgatattaaaatattaatttattaaacaaacaacaataatgTGTTTACAAGAACATATTTTAGTAGGAGAGGAAAAATAAGAGCCACAAGTCTGTATGACAGAATTCTTTTTAAGGTAATGCTTCTTTGTGTATTAGCCAAATTCACATCATTTCACCGCTTTAGGTGAACAGTGGCTGTGAAGCACTgatcacataaaaacaaaccacagcaaagaaataatagatataacagaaataaacgGTCTCCTCTAACTGGGTTTGAAATACTTGAACAAGCTGTTGGCCTGGCTGCCTCTTCCTGCAGACTTCTTGTCTCTGCTCATGGAGCTCCTCACTGGTTTCTTGGATTGGGGGGTTTTCAGGATgagcttctgctgcttccactCAGACATCAGCTCCCTCTGAACGTCTGGAGGTAGCTCGGAAAACACCCCGGGGTCCACATTTCCAGGACACTCACAGTCAGAAGACCGAGAGGAAGGCAAAGTCCCTTCAACAGAGTCATGTTCTCCAGGCGCTACACTCATGCCCGCTGGAAACCGATGATTCACGGTGGTCCCTCTATCAGCCGGATGCAATTGGCTCGGCGCTTTTTTGACATCCTTAAAACTTGCGGAGAGTGTAACCGTCTGAGGAGCCCTGTTTCTACAGCCGTGTTCAACATCGGAGACTGATTTGGCTGTAAAATGACTGGGAAGAGAGTTTACGTAAGCAGGAGATAAGAGCTCCTTCTGGATTTCCTCTGGAAGGAGCTTGAAGACCTCTGGGTCAACATTTGGGGGCAACTGGTGTAGCGCGGGGCCATTTGTGTCATCAAAGTCACATGTTGAGCTGCAAGATGCTTCAAGtgtctcttcttctccatcaACTAACTTTTCTTCCCATTTCAACCCATGTAATGGTGCCTCAGGGCTACAGGAGCTCTTTGTGGTAAGTTTCTTTTTGTGTTGACCGTCTGCAGAGGGTGGGCCGAACCGATGATCTGTGAAGTGACGACTGCCCCCATGAGAGGAACTGCCCTATTGGAGGGTAAAAGAATGAGAAGCAGAAATAtaacaaaaatattaatttattcCCTGTAATGCTACACTGATTTCATAGTACTTTGTTTAAGTAGCAGCATTTTCCTTTCCGGTCAAACATAGAAAACAGTGTGAGCTTCTGATGCATGGATGATGCATCAGTTAGTGGAGGGAAGATGATCTATAATTTCTATTGCAGCAACTCTTGAAAGAAACAGATTCATCAGTAAAGCAGAGCAagtctgtgctgctgctcattGGTGCATTTAGCTGCACATTGataggattgttttttttaagacaaactTGTAAGAGGTCTACAACACTTCCACTTTAAGACAAACTCATCAGTGTCCCAGAAGATTAAAATGATCTGAACAGTTCTGTCCACATCAGACTGCAGTCCTGCGTTACCTGGCTCTGTGGTAAGGCGCTCTGTGTCTTTCTGGGAGATGTACTGTGCGTGAAGAACGAGGTGATCGAGCCCTTCCCGCTGACGGCTGCTGTTCTGGACTGCAGATTGCTGAAGCAGACGTTAATCAGGGTGAGGTGGAAGGCGGCGCCAACGTCCACCATCTTCTGGAAGAGCTTCATGGCGACAGGGATCAACTGATCCACTGCCTCCGCTGCGCAGCCTGAGGAGACAAAAGGATTAAAAGGTCAATTTGATCACAGCTTTGCACAACTGTATGATTAAAAAGACTATATATCATACTGAATATAAACCCAGATGATAAAAATAGGGCACAGTGTATTATTATCataattgctttatttttttaccagATGTGATCTTCTGTCCGATGTGGTTCAGGATCGGACACTGCCGACTCTCTCGATTGAACCACTTGTTGGCCACTGAGTATTTACGGATTGTGAGCCTGAACGTTTGAGGCTGCCGGCCATCTTTGTGCATTCTGGTTTCCAAACACAGCGATGAAGATGAGAGTCAGTGAGTCCAGTGAAAACAATGACAGATGTCGAGGAGGTTGAGAAACTGACTCTGACCTTTCCACCAGACTGGTCAGCAGCTGCTGAATCTTCTCCTGAACCTCTTTAGGTGAAGACATTTTCTTGAAGGAGTCTTCATCACTGAGAGACTTAAATATGAAATATCGAGACACTTTgaaatcaagtaaaataaataataataggATAGACAAAGGACTATCACAACAAAGACAGTACAATAAGTTCCAACTGAGCACTTCTTAAATATTAAACACCGAAAATGGTCAAAATATTTCATCTTGAATAATTTCAAATGGTCTCAAggtgtcacaaacacacaaacacatacacgtGGGTTTCATTACCTGAATTCTAAACTACATCAAAACAGGACAACAGAACACTTAATTTTGCATGTTCCTACCTGAGGGGCCCCTGTAGGGGTGACAGGAGACTCATCAACGCCGAGGGCCAGGTTCTTCAAGCGCTGAGCAGTTGCACTGCCAAACTCTCTCACCAGGTCTCTCAgcgagcagagctgcaggtcttTGACGGCGACCAGTCCCAATGCCTGAAGTCTTTTAGCAGTTTGGTGGCCCACCCCTGATTATGAAAAGGCAAAACTTAGCATCAAAATAATGCATAATAAGCATAATCCACAAAGGTTTAGACTGAAATACATTTCAACAAACTGCTTCAAAATAATGTCAAT contains these protein-coding regions:
- the poli gene encoding DNA polymerase iota, which produces MDNSGDEEEEKEEEEDDTEWKSSFADTAAVGPAAASGSFISATTHPHRVILHFDLDCFYAQVEMIRNPALRQVPLGIQQKYIIVTCNYVARERGVTKLMSVTDALEKCPELVLVRGEDLTHYRDMSYKVTELLLSYSPLVERLGFDENFMDVTEMVERRLGQTAESSSLSFTGHVYSRIAADVEAIDHQRLALGSHIAAELREAIHSKLGLTGCAGIANNKLLAKLVSGTHKPNQQTALLPENISDIMDSLSGLRKVPGVGHQTAKRLQALGLVAVKDLQLCSLRDLVREFGSATAQRLKNLALGVDESPVTPTGAPQSLSDEDSFKKMSSPKEVQEKIQQLLTSLVERMHKDGRQPQTFRLTIRKYSVANKWFNRESRQCPILNHIGQKITSGCAAEAVDQLIPVAMKLFQKMVDVGAAFHLTLINVCFSNLQSRTAAVSGKGSITSFFTHSTSPRKTQSALPQSQGSSSHGGSRHFTDHRFGPPSADGQHKKKLTTKSSCSPEAPLHGLKWEEKLVDGEEETLEASCSSTCDFDDTNGPALHQLPPNVDPEVFKLLPEEIQKELLSPAYVNSLPSHFTAKSVSDVEHGCRNRAPQTVTLSASFKDVKKAPSQLHPADRGTTVNHRFPAGMSVAPGEHDSVEGTLPSSRSSDCECPGNVDPGVFSELPPDVQRELMSEWKQQKLILKTPQSKKPVRSSMSRDKKSAGRGSQANSLFKYFKPS